The bacterium genome includes the window CTCGGTAAGCAGCGGAGGAGCGGCGCCGCTGCGAAGAGAATGAGGGGCCGATAATTTCGTTAGATGACGAAAGCTCCCGGGGCACGCGGCCCGGCTCGTGTGAGGAGAGAGGATGAAGGCGCAGACGAAAGATGACAGGTTCAACCGGGTCGACCGGCACAGGGCGTTGATGGACGTGGTCCGCAACAGAATGACAAATCGGGCGTTCGCCCCGTACGACGTCCCGACAGAGCATTACGAGATGATCCTGGAAGCCGCCCGGCATGCCCCATCGGGGGCAAACGCGCAGCCATGGCACTACATCGTGGTCACCGACCCCGCGATCAAGGCCCAGCTCGGCGAACGCTTCGTGCAGGAGCAGCTCCAACGGGCCCGGCTGGGGATGAAATTCCCGACGCCCAACTACAAGGGGATGAAGACCGCCCCGGGCCTCATCGTCGTCGTGGCGGATTTCAGGTTCATCCGCGCGTTTCCGGTCCTCAGCGACGGATCGGATCTGGACCGCCGGTACAAGGCGAATGCGGAGCGCATCCTGCTGCAGAGCGTGGCGGCCTCCACGATGTGCGCCCATCTGGCTGCCGCCGCGCTCGGCTACGCGGTGTGGTGGGTCAGCGCCATCGGGCAGGAGGAGATTCAGAAAGAGTTCAAGCCGATCTTGGGCGTACC containing:
- a CDS encoding nitroreductase family protein yields the protein MKAQTKDDRFNRVDRHRALMDVVRNRMTNRAFAPYDVPTEHYEMILEAARHAPSGANAQPWHYIVVTDPAIKAQLGERFVQEQLQRARLGMKFPTPNYKGMKTAPGLIVVVADFRFIRAFPVLSDGSDLDRRYKANAERILLQSVAASTMCAHLAAAALGYAVWWVSAIGQEEIQKEFKPILGVP